One window of the Rhizorhabdus dicambivorans genome contains the following:
- a CDS encoding aspartate aminotransferase family protein codes for MTITPLMPVYPRCGVRPVRGEGCYLIGERGERYLDFASGIAVNILGHGHPALVKAIADQAATLMHVSNLYGSPQGEAFAQKLVDKSFADTVFFTNSGAEAVECAIKTARRYFHVEGKPERTKIISFTNAFHGRTLGTISATNQPKMRDGFEPLLPGFEVVPFNDLEAAREAVDATTAGFLVEPVQGEGGMTPASQDFLKGLRQICDEQGLLLILDEVQCGYCRTGRFFAHEHYGITPDIMAVAKGIGGGFPLGACLATEEAAKGMVFGTHGSTYGGNPLAMAAGEAVFEVAVNDEFLANVRAKGDRLRQAIEQLIPNHDSVFDSVRGLGLMVGIKLKDAVEARAFVAHLRDNHGLLTVGAGENVVRILPPLVIEDSHIAECVEKLSAGARTFEPAS; via the coding sequence ATGACCATCACCCCGCTCATGCCCGTCTATCCGCGGTGTGGCGTGCGTCCGGTGCGAGGCGAAGGCTGCTACCTGATCGGTGAGCGCGGCGAGCGCTATCTCGACTTCGCGAGCGGCATCGCCGTCAACATCCTGGGGCACGGCCATCCGGCCCTGGTCAAGGCGATCGCCGACCAGGCGGCGACGCTGATGCACGTCTCGAACCTCTACGGCAGCCCGCAGGGCGAGGCCTTCGCGCAGAAGCTGGTCGACAAGAGCTTCGCCGACACGGTGTTCTTCACCAATTCGGGCGCCGAGGCGGTCGAGTGCGCGATCAAGACCGCGCGGCGCTATTTCCATGTCGAGGGCAAGCCCGAGCGGACCAAGATCATCAGCTTCACCAACGCCTTCCACGGGCGGACGCTGGGCACCATCTCGGCCACCAACCAGCCGAAGATGCGCGACGGCTTCGAGCCGCTGCTGCCCGGTTTCGAAGTGGTGCCGTTCAACGATTTGGAGGCGGCGCGCGAGGCGGTCGATGCGACCACCGCCGGTTTCCTGGTCGAGCCGGTGCAGGGCGAGGGGGGCATGACCCCCGCCAGCCAGGACTTCCTGAAGGGTCTGCGCCAGATCTGCGACGAGCAGGGCCTGTTGCTGATCCTCGACGAGGTGCAGTGCGGCTATTGCCGTACCGGCCGCTTCTTCGCGCATGAGCATTATGGAATCACGCCCGACATCATGGCGGTAGCCAAGGGCATCGGCGGCGGCTTTCCGCTCGGCGCCTGCCTCGCGACCGAAGAAGCCGCCAAGGGCATGGTGTTCGGCACCCATGGCTCGACCTATGGCGGCAACCCGCTCGCCATGGCGGCGGGCGAGGCGGTGTTCGAGGTGGCGGTGAACGACGAGTTCCTCGCCAACGTCCGCGCGAAGGGCGATCGGCTGCGCCAGGCGATCGAGCAGCTCATTCCGAACCACGACAGCGTGTTCGACAGCGTCCGGGGCCTTGGCCTGATGGTCGGCATCAAGCTGAAGGACGCGGTCGAGGCGCGCGCCTTCGTTGCCCATCTGCGCGACAATCACGGGCTGCTCACCGTCGGGGCGGGCGAGAATGTCGTCCGCATCCTGCCGCCGCTGGTGATCGAGGACAGCCATATCGCCGAGTGCGTCGAGAAGCTCTCGGCCGGCGCCCGGACCTTCGAGCCAGCGTCATGA
- the argF gene encoding ornithine carbamoyltransferase yields the protein MTRHFIDLADIGADGLRLMLEAARTRKIDRKGYPKGKADDDAPLAGHALAMVFEKNSTRTRVSFDMAMRQLGGTPIVMDAGSMQLGRGETIADTARVLSRYVDAIMIRTDDHQKIVDLAEYAGVPVINGLTDQSHPCQIMADLLTVLEHKGRIEGLTWAWLGDGNNVLHSIVEAGSLLGFPVRIGCPEGYDPDPAVIAAARARGGEVLLSRDPAEVVAGADVIVTDTWISMGQAHAETKLAAMQPFQVNEALMARAASDAVFLHCLPAHRGEEVVDAVMDGPQSLIWDEAENRLHAQKAVLLWCLGKLG from the coding sequence ATGACCCGGCATTTCATCGATCTCGCCGATATCGGCGCCGATGGCCTGCGGCTGATGCTGGAGGCCGCCCGGACCCGCAAGATCGACCGCAAGGGCTATCCGAAGGGCAAGGCCGACGACGATGCGCCGCTGGCCGGCCATGCGCTGGCGATGGTGTTCGAGAAGAACTCCACGCGGACCCGCGTCTCGTTCGACATGGCGATGCGCCAGCTGGGCGGCACGCCGATCGTGATGGACGCGGGCAGCATGCAGCTGGGCCGCGGAGAGACGATCGCCGACACCGCGCGGGTGCTCAGCCGCTATGTCGACGCGATCATGATCCGAACCGACGATCACCAGAAGATCGTCGACCTCGCCGAATATGCCGGCGTGCCGGTGATCAACGGGCTCACCGACCAGTCGCACCCCTGCCAGATCATGGCGGACCTGCTGACCGTGCTGGAGCATAAGGGGAGGATCGAGGGCCTGACCTGGGCATGGCTGGGCGACGGCAACAATGTCCTCCACTCGATCGTCGAGGCGGGCAGCCTGCTCGGCTTTCCGGTGCGGATCGGATGCCCCGAGGGCTATGACCCCGATCCGGCGGTGATCGCGGCGGCGCGGGCGCGCGGCGGCGAGGTACTGCTGTCGCGCGATCCGGCCGAGGTGGTGGCGGGCGCCGATGTGATCGTCACCGACACGTGGATCTCGATGGGCCAGGCCCATGCCGAGACGAAGCTGGCGGCGATGCAGCCCTTCCAGGTCAACGAGGCGCTGATGGCCCGGGCGGCCTCCGACGCCGTCTTCCTCCACTGCCTCCCCGCGCATCGCGGCGAGGAGGTGGTCGACGCGGTGATGGACGGCCCGCAGTCGCTGATCTGGGACGAGGCGGAAAACCGCCTCCACGCCCAGAAGGCCGTGCTGCTATGGTGCCTGGGGAAACTTGGCTGA
- the hslO gene encoding Hsp33 family molecular chaperone HslO yields MTTDYQTLDLALGFTIPDRHARGRFVRVGPALDTILGAHGYPPAIERLLSEAIVLAALLGSTLKHDSGQLTLQAQAEGGAVELMVADYKAGEIRGYIRHDSDRVAEMPADPSLFALFGKGYLAITFDQAVTGERYQGIVPLEGGSLGEAAEAYFSQSEQLPSLVRLASRRLPDGRHIAGGLLVQHLPEGEEGRDRIHARLDHPEWEHVRALAQTLGAEELTDADLPLETILWRLFNEDEVRTFPGIGLARGCRCDPTHIRSVITRFPPEERAQMADEQGEIHVDCEFCANRFSLALDSI; encoded by the coding sequence GTGACCACCGATTACCAGACCCTCGATCTCGCGCTCGGCTTCACCATTCCCGATCGCCATGCGCGCGGGCGCTTCGTCCGGGTGGGGCCCGCGCTCGACACCATCCTCGGCGCGCACGGCTATCCGCCCGCGATCGAACGACTGCTGTCGGAGGCGATCGTGCTCGCGGCGCTGCTGGGCTCGACATTGAAGCATGATTCCGGCCAGCTCACTCTGCAGGCGCAGGCCGAGGGTGGTGCGGTGGAACTGATGGTCGCGGACTACAAGGCCGGCGAGATTCGCGGCTACATCCGCCACGATTCCGATCGGGTCGCGGAGATGCCGGCCGATCCGTCGCTGTTCGCGCTGTTCGGCAAGGGCTATCTGGCGATCACCTTCGATCAGGCGGTGACGGGGGAGCGCTACCAAGGGATCGTGCCGCTGGAAGGCGGATCGCTGGGCGAGGCGGCCGAGGCCTATTTCAGCCAGTCGGAGCAGCTTCCCAGTCTCGTCCGCCTTGCCAGCCGGCGCCTGCCCGATGGCCGCCACATCGCGGGCGGCCTGCTGGTCCAGCATCTGCCCGAGGGCGAGGAGGGGCGTGACCGCATCCACGCGCGGCTCGACCATCCCGAATGGGAGCATGTCCGCGCGCTCGCGCAGACGCTGGGGGCCGAGGAATTGACCGACGCCGACCTGCCGCTGGAGACGATCCTCTGGCGGCTGTTCAACGAGGATGAGGTTCGCACATTTCCCGGGATCGGGCTGGCGCGGGGCTGCCGCTGCGATCCCACGCATATCCGCTCGGTCATCACCCGCTTCCCGCCCGAGGAGCGTGCCCAGATGGCCGACGAGCAGGGCGAGATCCACGTCGATTGCGAATTCTGCGCCAACCGCTTCTCGCTGGCGCTCGATTCGATCTGA
- a CDS encoding DUF3617 domain-containing protein, which yields MATWLRGGMAVLVVLAVRAAAAPAPAPAPVPGSAPAPGAAPVAAMSLAALGQMESGLWQLDVQGRAPRQICISDPVALVQIEHDQAGCSRFVIANDPKSATVHYSCQRAGWGRTTVRVETPRAAVIQTQGIARNAPFDYVVQARRVGSCTAQAAAKQR from the coding sequence ATGGCGACGTGGTTGCGTGGTGGAATGGCGGTTCTGGTGGTGCTGGCGGTTCGCGCGGCGGCCGCACCTGCGCCTGCGCCTGCGCCTGTGCCCGGTTCCGCCCCGGCGCCCGGTGCCGCACCCGTCGCCGCCATGTCGCTCGCCGCGCTTGGTCAGATGGAAAGCGGGCTGTGGCAGCTCGACGTGCAGGGCAGGGCGCCCCGCCAGATTTGCATTTCCGATCCGGTCGCGCTGGTCCAGATCGAGCATGACCAGGCCGGTTGCTCGCGCTTCGTGATCGCCAACGATCCGAAGAGTGCCACGGTGCATTACAGCTGCCAGCGCGCCGGCTGGGGCCGCACCACCGTGCGCGTCGAGACCCCGCGCGCGGCGGTAATCCAGACCCAGGGCATCGCGCGCAACGCGCCGTTCGACTATGTCGTCCAGGCCCGCCGCGTCGGCTCCTGCACCGCGCAGGCCGCCGCCAAGCAGCGCTAG
- a CDS encoding peptidase gives MTYCVGIMLRQGLIMVADTRTNAGIDNISTYRKLHVLADTKDSLVVAASAGNLSVTQLVLGMLNEGLPSRNPDEGPRKIEHMPSMFQAAQLVGEAVMAAAAQLKPALYNAGVASGISLLLGGRIGGGPLKLFLIYDAGNFIECQPDSPYFQIGACQYGKPILDRAMTHDSTIDEAVKVALLSFDSTIRSDKSVGLPFDVMVFRNDPKLPIIKKRIEPQDPYMRNLSDRWSTLLNEGRAAIPDPPFLKEDGGVVELKTAG, from the coding sequence ATGACCTACTGCGTCGGGATCATGCTTCGACAGGGGCTGATCATGGTTGCCGACACCCGCACCAACGCCGGGATCGACAACATCTCCACCTATCGCAAGCTCCATGTGCTGGCCGACACCAAGGACAGTCTGGTCGTCGCGGCGAGTGCGGGCAACCTGTCGGTAACCCAGCTGGTGCTCGGCATGCTCAACGAGGGCCTGCCCTCGCGCAACCCGGACGAAGGCCCCCGCAAGATCGAGCATATGCCAAGCATGTTCCAGGCGGCTCAGCTCGTCGGCGAGGCGGTGATGGCGGCGGCGGCACAGCTCAAGCCCGCGCTCTACAATGCCGGGGTGGCCTCGGGCATATCGCTGCTGCTCGGCGGACGGATCGGCGGAGGGCCGCTCAAGCTGTTCCTGATTTACGACGCGGGCAACTTCATCGAATGCCAGCCTGACAGCCCCTATTTCCAGATCGGCGCCTGCCAATACGGCAAGCCGATCCTCGACCGCGCGATGACCCATGACAGCACGATCGACGAGGCGGTGAAGGTAGCGCTGCTCTCGTTCGATTCGACGATCCGGTCCGACAAGTCGGTCGGCCTGCCCTTCGACGTGATGGTGTTCCGCAACGATCCCAAGCTGCCGATCATCAAGAAGCGGATCGAGCCGCAGGACCCCTATATGCGCAACCTTTCCGACCGCTGGTCGACGCTGCTCAACGAGGGCCGCGCCGCGATCCCCGACCCGCCCTTCCTGAAGGAAGACGGCGGCGTCGTCGAACTCAAGACCGCGGGATAA
- a CDS encoding M20/M25/M40 family metallo-hydrolase yields MTRYRAIITAIGCLLIAPFAAGTAKPPSVAQWRAAHEAELVGRLDSLVRIPSIAADPKAVATAADALTAELAARGFAARMLVASSGGAPVALGSLDTPGAKRTVVFYAHYDGQPVDRAEWTSDPFVPVMRRMANGQPQDVDWKTIATPFDPEWRLHGRGVADDKVSIVAFLAAFDALKAAGRKPSVNIRVFWEGEEEEGSPHLATLLGEQADLLKADLWLIGDGPVHQSRTPTLYFGVRGVLGFDATIYGPIRPLHDGHYGNWAPNPAALAARLIADMRDEDGTILIPGVGDAVRVPTTTELAAIQALPRVEDGLIEQLELGRSETGEGLVLSVQRPALNIRGIRAGAVGADAANAIPAEARFSADFRLVPDQTVDGIKAAVESFLDRKGWKVVRETPDRETRLAYPRIIRLDWSPGYAALRTDMGLPAAQAVIAAAKQAAGERPLALVPMMGGSVPLTIFDAALKTPLVGLPIVNHDNNQHAANENLRLGNLWDGIDLYAAMIGGLDW; encoded by the coding sequence ATGACCAGATACCGTGCCATCATCACCGCGATCGGCTGTCTCCTGATCGCGCCTTTCGCCGCCGGGACGGCCAAGCCGCCGTCCGTCGCGCAATGGCGCGCCGCGCATGAGGCCGAGCTCGTCGGCCGGCTCGACAGTCTCGTGCGTATTCCCAGCATAGCCGCCGATCCGAAGGCGGTCGCCACCGCCGCCGATGCGCTGACCGCCGAACTTGCCGCCCGGGGCTTCGCGGCTCGGATGCTGGTGGCATCCTCAGGCGGGGCGCCCGTGGCGCTCGGCAGCCTCGACACGCCGGGCGCGAAGCGGACGGTTGTGTTCTACGCCCATTATGACGGGCAACCAGTGGACAGGGCGGAGTGGACGTCCGATCCCTTCGTGCCGGTAATGCGCCGCATGGCCAATGGCCAGCCGCAGGATGTCGACTGGAAGACTATCGCGACGCCCTTCGATCCAGAATGGCGGCTTCATGGGCGGGGCGTCGCCGACGACAAGGTCTCGATCGTCGCCTTCCTGGCCGCGTTCGATGCGCTCAAGGCGGCGGGACGCAAGCCGAGCGTGAACATCCGCGTCTTCTGGGAAGGCGAGGAGGAGGAAGGATCGCCGCACCTCGCCACGCTGCTCGGCGAACAGGCCGATCTCCTCAAGGCCGATCTGTGGCTGATCGGCGACGGACCGGTGCACCAGTCGCGCACGCCCACCCTCTATTTCGGGGTGCGCGGCGTCCTGGGCTTCGACGCGACGATCTACGGCCCGATCCGCCCGCTGCACGACGGCCATTACGGCAACTGGGCGCCCAATCCGGCGGCCCTGGCGGCGCGGCTGATCGCGGACATGCGCGACGAGGACGGGACGATCCTGATTCCCGGGGTGGGCGATGCCGTCCGCGTGCCGACCACGACCGAGCTGGCCGCCATCCAGGCGCTGCCACGGGTGGAGGACGGGCTGATCGAGCAGCTGGAGCTGGGTCGCAGCGAGACCGGCGAGGGATTGGTGCTGAGCGTTCAGCGGCCGGCGCTCAATATCCGGGGGATCCGAGCCGGGGCGGTGGGCGCCGATGCCGCCAACGCGATTCCGGCCGAGGCGCGCTTCTCGGCCGATTTCCGGCTGGTGCCCGACCAGACCGTGGATGGGATCAAGGCGGCGGTCGAATCCTTCCTCGATCGGAAGGGCTGGAAGGTGGTGCGCGAGACCCCCGACCGCGAGACGCGGCTGGCCTATCCCCGGATCATAAGGCTCGACTGGTCGCCCGGCTATGCGGCGCTCCGCACCGACATGGGCCTGCCCGCCGCCCAGGCGGTGATCGCGGCGGCGAAGCAGGCGGCTGGCGAACGGCCGCTGGCGCTGGTTCCGATGATGGGCGGCAGCGTGCCGCTCACCATCTTCGATGCCGCGCTGAAGACCCCGCTGGTCGGCCTGCCCATCGTGAATCACGACAACAACCAGCACGCCGCGAACGAGAATCTGCGGCTCGGCAATCTCTGGGACGGGATCGATCTCTATGCGGCGATGATCGGCGGGCTCGACTGGTAG
- the queC gene encoding 7-cyano-7-deazaguanine synthase QueC, with the protein MSDNLDKQGRRAIVLLSGGLDSMVSGGIAREQGFALAALTIDYNQRHRVELEAAKRVAAALEVDRHVTMPLNLRAFGGSSLTDDIEVPKNGVMPGIPSTYVPARNTIFLSLALGFAEATGARDIFLGVNALDYSGYPDCRPEFIAAFQHLADLATRMGVEGQGFTIHAPLQHMTKADIAREAARLGLDAGMSWSCYDPTPEGRHCGLCDSCRLRAKGFAEAGLPDPTVYA; encoded by the coding sequence ATGTCGGACAATCTGGACAAACAGGGCCGCCGCGCGATCGTGCTGTTGTCGGGCGGGCTGGATTCGATGGTGTCGGGCGGAATCGCGCGCGAGCAGGGCTTCGCGCTGGCCGCGCTCACCATCGACTACAACCAGCGCCATCGGGTCGAGCTGGAGGCGGCGAAGCGCGTGGCCGCCGCGCTGGAGGTGGACCGCCACGTCACCATGCCGCTCAACCTGCGGGCTTTCGGCGGCTCATCGCTGACCGACGATATCGAGGTGCCCAAGAACGGCGTGATGCCCGGCATCCCGTCCACCTATGTCCCGGCCCGCAACACCATCTTCCTGTCGCTGGCGCTGGGCTTCGCCGAGGCGACCGGCGCGCGCGACATCTTCCTGGGCGTCAACGCGCTGGACTATTCGGGCTATCCCGATTGCCGGCCCGAATTCATCGCCGCCTTCCAGCATCTTGCGGACCTCGCCACCCGCATGGGCGTGGAGGGGCAGGGCTTCACCATCCACGCGCCGCTCCAGCACATGACCAAGGCCGATATCGCGCGGGAGGCGGCGCGGCTTGGGCTCGATGCCGGAATGAGCTGGTCCTGCTATGATCCGACACCCGAGGGGCGGCATTGCGGGCTGTGCGACAGCTGCCGGCTGCGCGCCAAGGGCTTCGCCGAGGCCGGACTCCCCGATCCGACGGTCTACGCCTGA
- the queE gene encoding 7-carboxy-7-deazaguanine synthase: MASYAVKEMFLTLQGEGVQVGRRAVFLRFAGCNLWTGREEDRATAVCTFCDTDFVGLDGDHGGRYPDADALADRAAALWGDFPEPFVVMTGGEPLLQIDAALVAALKARGFEMAVETNGTQPAPDGIDWICVSPKQGSDVVLRRGNELKLVWPQPGLDPDELAGWDFDHFLLQPMDGPNLSSAREAAIRFVLEHPRWRLSTQTHKVVGIR; encoded by the coding sequence ATGGCGAGCTATGCGGTCAAGGAGATGTTCCTGACCCTGCAGGGGGAAGGGGTGCAGGTCGGCCGCCGCGCGGTCTTCCTGCGCTTCGCGGGCTGCAACCTGTGGACGGGGCGCGAGGAGGATCGCGCGACGGCGGTCTGCACCTTCTGCGATACCGATTTCGTGGGGCTCGATGGCGATCATGGCGGGCGCTATCCCGATGCCGACGCGCTGGCTGACAGGGCGGCGGCGCTGTGGGGCGATTTCCCCGAACCCTTTGTCGTGATGACGGGGGGCGAGCCGCTGCTCCAGATCGATGCGGCGCTGGTCGCGGCGCTGAAGGCGCGCGGGTTCGAGATGGCGGTGGAGACCAACGGCACCCAGCCCGCGCCCGACGGGATCGACTGGATCTGCGTCAGCCCCAAACAGGGCAGCGACGTGGTCCTGCGCCGGGGCAATGAACTGAAGCTGGTCTGGCCCCAGCCGGGTCTGGACCCCGACGAACTGGCCGGGTGGGATTTCGACCATTTCCTGCTCCAGCCGATGGACGGCCCGAACCTGTCGAGCGCGCGCGAGGCGGCGATCCGGTTCGTGCTGGAGCATCCCCGGTGGCGGCTGTCGACGCAGACGCATAAGGTGGTGGGGATACGATAG
- the lipB gene encoding lipoyl(octanoyl) transferase LipB, with the protein MNLVDDSIEWRVTPGLAPYAETLAEMEARAAAIRAGEAKELVWLLEHPPLYTAGTSAVEDELLVPDRFPVFRAGRGGRYTYHGPGQRVGYVLLDLEKRGRDIRCFVAGIENWLIRTLADFGIEGRSEPGRVGIWTGHGPREAKIGAIGVRVRRWVSFHGFSLNVDPDLSHFSGIVPCGLGEYAVTSMAALGAGVDMAAVDDALARHFPQMLAGLRCTA; encoded by the coding sequence ATGAACCTGGTTGATGACAGCATCGAATGGCGGGTGACGCCGGGCCTCGCGCCCTATGCCGAGACGCTGGCCGAGATGGAGGCGCGCGCCGCCGCGATCCGCGCCGGCGAGGCGAAGGAACTGGTGTGGCTGCTCGAGCATCCGCCGCTCTACACCGCCGGCACCAGCGCGGTGGAGGATGAACTGCTCGTGCCCGACCGCTTCCCGGTGTTCCGCGCCGGCCGTGGCGGGCGTTACACCTATCACGGCCCCGGCCAGCGGGTCGGCTATGTGCTGCTCGATCTGGAGAAGCGCGGGCGCGACATACGCTGCTTCGTGGCCGGCATCGAGAATTGGCTGATCCGCACCCTGGCCGATTTCGGCATAGAGGGGCGCAGCGAGCCGGGCCGGGTCGGCATCTGGACCGGCCACGGCCCCCGGGAGGCCAAGATCGGCGCCATCGGGGTTCGGGTGCGGCGCTGGGTCAGCTTCCACGGCTTTTCGCTCAACGTGGATCCCGATCTGTCGCATTTTTCGGGCATCGTGCCGTGCGGGCTGGGCGAATATGCGGTCACCTCGATGGCGGCGCTGGGCGCCGGGGTGGACATGGCGGCGGTCGATGACGCGCTAGCGCGCCATTTCCCGCAGATGCTGGCCGGATTGCGCTGCACCGCCTGA